In the Sulfobacillus thermosulfidooxidans DSM 9293 genome, TTGTGATGATTGCTGCGGGATTGACCGTGGCTTTGGCGGGATGTGGTACCAGTCAAGCGGCAAAGTCGACGCCATCTTCGATGACGAAAACATCTCCCTCATCTTCGTCGATGTCTAGTACCTCGCCATCTTCATCTATGTCGTCATCGGGATCGACCACTCAGGCTGTCGCAGAAATACAAACTAATAAAACAGCGCAAATGGTCGAGGCTGGTAATACGGCAACATTTGTTTTAACGGCGACCACAGCGAGCGGGAAACCGGCCAAAGATTTACCCGTCACATTTTATATTGGACCGATGGTGCCCTTGAGTGGCAAAGGTGTGAGTACCTGGTATACATCAGGAACGTCTCAAGCTGCCAAATATATCGCGAGTTATTCAAAAACAACCAATAGTCAAGGACAAGCGACTATCACATTAACAGCCCAACCGACGAAAAGTATGGAAATGGTCGGAGTCAAAATTGGAAGCTTCAGTACTTTTAACCCCACAGCTATGAAAGGCGCGGGATTATTAGATGCTTGGTGGACGACTTCCGCAACCTCCCCGACAGCACCCATCGGTGATTATGTCGAGGTCACACCGTTTGCTAAGGTGATAAAGCCCGGCCAGAAAGAGACCTTAACGATAACGGCTATGAGTCCCCAAGGACCTATTTCCGGGGCTAAGGTCGATATCATTCCCAAAACTCCATCCGCATCGTCCTCGATGGGTGGAAACTCGTCAATGGGCGGCGGCATGAGTTCTTCGGGTGGCATTACGATGACGACGAATTCGCAAGGACAAGTGAGCTACACGGTGACAGCACCTTCGACGTCGATGGCAAGTCTTCCCGTTCGTATTGTGGTATCGAACAATATGGAGCGGGTCGCCGGAGGAATGAATGCAGACGTGGTGGCGCAATAATGAAGTCCCATGGCAACGCTTTGAGACAATTTTCTTCTCGGAGCGTTGTCGTTTTTTAGGATTTAGTGACAGAATAAACTTAATGAGGTAATCGCTAGCACTGCAGAGGTGGCGAAAGGAATCAGGGCAGCAGAAAAAAGAGTCCGCGCTTCGGGCGACAAGGGCACAGTCTCGGAATTGATCAAGGCATTAATACGAGCCTGCCAGACACTATTCCATGCAGTTTCTCCGGAAAATTGGGAATGGGGCTGTTCTCGTAATGCATGAATTGTTGTGACCATCGCTTGCATTAAATGATCAGCCGTGTGTTGCCAGACAATAGCAAATTGATCGGCGCGAATTTCACGGGCAGTCAGATAAAACCGATAAACCGATTCCAAGGGTAGCCAGGGAAACGCCCGTAAAATCACCAAGAAGATTTGCTGCAAGGCATAATCATGAGAGCGCACGTGATGGACTTCATGAGCTAAGATCGCCGTTAATGAGGGAGCATCAAGGATTTGATGAAGGCGCCTGGAAATTACTATGGTGGGATGAACAACGCCATAGGTAAAGGCATCGGGACTTTCCCATAATCCCATTCGAACAGCAATTTTTTGGTTAGCGAAAAATGCTGGCAAATCGCTTAAGGGAAATGGAGCAAGTTGGGGCGCTATCCGCTCGATGGTTTGACGACTGTTTTTGACGATGGCGTAAGTGGCATATCCCAGACGAAGAAAATAAGCGAGCGACAATAGGATGAAGACGACGAAAAGAACGGTTAGTCCACTAGGGGATGTGTCAGGTTTTTGCATCATGCTCCATGCCATGTGGCGGTAAGTGATAACAGCGGCTAGGATGAGAAGCAAGCCGGGTAAAAGAGCTAGTCCCAAAAGAGCGGTCGCCCATGTATATGCGGATTGCGAGACTTTACTGATGAGATTTTTCTTGGGTTCTTGCACGGACAATAGCCTCCAATTTAGCCAGAGCATCAGGATCGAGCTCATCAATGGCATCAACAAAGTGCACTAATCCGGACTCGCCAAATTCGGAAATCAAGGTTTCCACCGATTCCATCGCCCGGGCTTTGAGCACACTTTCGGCCGGTGCAATTTTGTAGACATAATGACGAACGCTGCCGCCACGCACCAATATTTTTTGGGAAACCAAACGGTTCATGACCGTTGCCACTGTGTTAATCGACACCGGTCGTTTTTGTGATACTGCCTGGTGCACACTTTTGACCGTCGACTCTCCTTGAGTCCTAATAATTTGAAGAATTTGATTGCGCAAATGATTTTTTGGAGCCAATGGCATACAACCCTCGCAATGTCGGTAAAGTTCCTCCAAGTCTTATATTATTGTAACATTTCTTAGGAGGTAATTTATGAGGTCGGTTCACAATGTTACGCGCTGGGCTATCATTTCAGGGCTGGTTATTTATGGACTCATAATGCGCTTGGCATGGCATTACTATCCGAGAATTGGACAGCCTGGCATTATTCTCAATCACGGTATCGCCTTTGGGCTATTTTCTCGCCTACCCCAAATTGGCGTGATTATGGCAACGGCAGCTGTCATTGGGATTCTTCTGATGATGCTGTGGCGTATGCCATCTGTGCGCTTGCCAGTTTCCTGGATTTTGGCTGGGGCTATAGGTAACTGGACCGACCGTATATTGTGGGGCGGTGTTGTCGATTATTGGCAGCTTAGGCCCTATCCTTATATTTTTAACTTGGCCGATTTGGTCATTCGATTCGGCTTTATCTGGCTCGTCATTCGAGTTTATAGGCAATTTCGAACAGAAGAATCACTTTGGCAATCACGTTCTAAAGTATGATAACGCACAATATACTGATCACATAATTGGCTATAATGAAGCCGTAGGGTAGTGTCGTCTGTATTTAGCATTCGCCACCGCCAAAACTCCAAAACCAGGCGCGTATATACAAAGCGAATCGTCCGCATCCATTGTTTGAACATGGTTACCCTCTTTTACTTTTCAACTGATAATCCACAAATATTGCCGATTTAAACGCTCTGCGAAATGGTTTTTATTCATCATAAAACTGTGATTTATTATTGGCCGTAATTGCCAAAAAGTCTATAAATCTGCCGGGAATTTTGCCAAATTTGCCAAAGAATCGATCGCATAATTTCCTAATCTTCGTCAACAACGATCTTTTTTATGTTCGACAAGGCTAGATTTTTGACGAAAGATGACAAAAATTAGATAAAATCGCCAGCTGTCAATTTGAGAAATCACGGGGATCTTGTCCGTCATTGTCTATGAGACAAAAATGAGACACACGAGAGTGCAGCTTGTGATACCATCACGTTAGCTGGCCGGCTAAAGTTTTTCCGATCAATGCTTCCCAATAAATTGCTTCATAATATAAATTGCTGCAATAATCTTGCGTAATTTGCCAAGATTCCTCTTGCCATATGCTTCAAGGACCTTCATAGTAATACATAACGGGAGCTCGGCTAACCGGGCTGAGAGGGTGGATTGGCCACCGACCGTCAACCTGATCTGGGTAATGCCAGCGGAGGGAACAGATTTTGATCCTTTTAGCCCATCCATTCATAAACTTTCCCTACTGCCTGGCATATGTGACCGGTAACCCGCGACTGGCGGCGTGTGAAAAAAAGGGGGAGCTTTATGGCAACAACACCAAATGCGTATCACGTCTTTCCGGAAAGTCAAAAAGTTTATATTACAGGTTCGAGACCTGATATTCGCGTGCCGATGCGGCAAATTCGGCTCACGAATAGTCAAACATTTCGGGTCTACGATACTTCAGGTCCTTATACCGATGCTAGCTATGAAGCCGATGTGCGCCAAGGTTTACCACCTATTCGGAGTGCCTGGATTCTAGAGCGCCAAGATGTGGAAGAATATGAAGGCCGCCAGGTCCAACCGATTGATGATGGTCTCAAAACGCCTGAAGATATTCGAGCTCAAGAGACGGCTCCTGGACTTCACCGCAGGCCCTTGCGTGCGCGGGCTGGAAAAAACGTCACGCAAATGCATTATGCTCGTCAAGGTATTATTACTCCAGAAATGGAATTTATTGCTTTGCGCGAAGGATTTGACCCCGAGTTTGTGCGAGAAGAAGTCGCCCGGGGACGTGCGGTGATTCCTGCCAATATTAATCATCCTGAGTTGGAGCCGATGATCATTGGCCGTCATTTCCACACCAAGATTAATGCCAATATCGGCAATTCGGCTGTAGCGTCCTCGATTGAAGAAGAAGTGGACAAAATGCGGTGGGCCACATTGTGGGGTGCGGATACGGTGATGGATTTGTCCACTGGGAAAAACATCCATACTACCCGGCAATGGATTTTGCGAAATTCGCCTGTGCCCATTGGAACGGTGCCGATTTATCAGGCTTTGGAAAAAGTTAAGGGCAAAGCGGAAGATTTGAGTTGGGAAGTCTACCGCGATACGTTGATTGAGCAAGCCGAACAAGGTGTCGATTACTTTACGATTCATGCGGGGGTCAGGCTGCAATATATTCCCCTCACGGCTAACCGGGTCACAGGAATTGTGTCGCGTGGTGGCTCGATTATGGCAGCATGGTGTCTGTACCATCATAAAGAAAACTTTTTATACACGCATTTCGAAGAGATTTGCGAGATTATGAAACAATACGACATTACTTTTTCCCTTGGGGATGGACTGCGTCCGGGATCACTGGCTGACGCCAATGACCGAGCACAATTTGCGGAATTAGAAACCCTTGGAGAACTAACGGAAATTGCATGGAAGCACGATGTCCAAGTGATGATTGAAGGCCCTGGACATGTTCCAATGCACCTTATTAAGGAAAACGTGGAAAAGGAAATGGAGATTTGTCATGAAGCCCCATTTTACACCTTAGGGCCCTTAACCACGGATATTGCTCCAGGCTATGATCACATTACTTCCGCAATTGGAGCCGCGATGATTGGATGGTTTGGCACTGCCATGCTCTGCTATGTCACCCCCAAAGAACATCTGGGTCTACCCGATAAAGATGATGTCAAACAAGGGGTGATAGCATACAAGATTGCGGCTCATGCAGCGGATGTGGCCAAAGGCCATCCCCGTGCCCGGGAATGGGATGACACCTTATCCATGGCGCGGTTTGAATTCCGGTGGCGAGATCAATTTAATTTGTCCTTAGACCCTGAGACTGCTGTGGCTTTTCATGATGAAACCTTGCCCGCTGAACCTGCTAAAGCTGCCCATTTTTGTTCTATGTGCGGACCCAAATTCTGTTCCATGCGCATCACTCAAGATATCAGGTCATGGGCTAAAGCGCATGATGTGAATGAGGAAGAAGCCATTGCCGTCGGTCTTCAAGCAAAAGCCGAAGAGTTTAAACAACAAGGTGGTAATCTGTATCCGCCGGTGAAATAAGATTGGGATAACTCTCATCTCATAAAAAAGATCCGTGGTATGATCACGGATCTTTTTTGATCTGTCGTCCGAGGATTTCTTCTAAGGGATGCGTTCTGATAGGCTTTATGATTTCGCACCCATCATCCGAAGAGTCTATGAAATGAGGTTATACGCCGACGATTTGATAGCCTTGTTCAACAAGACGAATGAGTGCTTCGCCAGCGGGTTCCATCGTAATGCCTTTAGCTCCCACACGCTCGGTCACGCCATATTGATCAGCGTTGAAGGGACAAGCGGCCATAGGAACACTGCCGTCGGTTAAGGCCTTCAGAGCCTGTTCAATTTGCTCGTCAGCTTGTCCAGCGAGTTGAACGCCAGGACCAAAGAAGTAAACTTGAATATCTTGCCCACGATTAGCCTTGAGACGGCCGGCGAGGACGATATTAGCGAGGGCCTTGTCCCGTAAATCGGGCCCAGCGGTAATCCAAAATGCAATTTTTGCCATGATAAACCTCCTTGGATA is a window encoding:
- a CDS encoding signal peptidase II, giving the protein MRSVHNVTRWAIISGLVIYGLIMRLAWHYYPRIGQPGIILNHGIAFGLFSRLPQIGVIMATAAVIGILLMMLWRMPSVRLPVSWILAGAIGNWTDRILWGGVVDYWQLRPYPYIFNLADLVIRFGFIWLVIRVYRQFRTEESLWQSRSKV
- a CDS encoding BlaI/MecI/CopY family transcriptional regulator → MPLAPKNHLRNQILQIIRTQGESTVKSVHQAVSQKRPVSINTVATVMNRLVSQKILVRGGSVRHYVYKIAPAESVLKARAMESVETLISEFGESGLVHFVDAIDELDPDALAKLEAIVRARTQEKSHQ
- a CDS encoding DsrE family protein; the encoded protein is MAKIAFWITAGPDLRDKALANIVLAGRLKANRGQDIQVYFFGPGVQLAGQADEQIEQALKALTDGSVPMAACPFNADQYGVTERVGAKGITMEPAGEALIRLVEQGYQIVGV
- a CDS encoding M56 family metallopeptidase produces the protein MQEPKKNLISKVSQSAYTWATALLGLALLPGLLLILAAVITYRHMAWSMMQKPDTSPSGLTVLFVVFILLSLAYFLRLGYATYAIVKNSRQTIERIAPQLAPFPLSDLPAFFANQKIAVRMGLWESPDAFTYGVVHPTIVISRRLHQILDAPSLTAILAHEVHHVRSHDYALQQIFLVILRAFPWLPLESVYRFYLTAREIRADQFAIVWQHTADHLMQAMVTTIHALREQPHSQFSGETAWNSVWQARINALINSETVPLSPEARTLFSAALIPFATSAVLAITSLSLFCH
- the thiC gene encoding phosphomethylpyrimidine synthase ThiC encodes the protein MATTPNAYHVFPESQKVYITGSRPDIRVPMRQIRLTNSQTFRVYDTSGPYTDASYEADVRQGLPPIRSAWILERQDVEEYEGRQVQPIDDGLKTPEDIRAQETAPGLHRRPLRARAGKNVTQMHYARQGIITPEMEFIALREGFDPEFVREEVARGRAVIPANINHPELEPMIIGRHFHTKINANIGNSAVASSIEEEVDKMRWATLWGADTVMDLSTGKNIHTTRQWILRNSPVPIGTVPIYQALEKVKGKAEDLSWEVYRDTLIEQAEQGVDYFTIHAGVRLQYIPLTANRVTGIVSRGGSIMAAWCLYHHKENFLYTHFEEICEIMKQYDITFSLGDGLRPGSLADANDRAQFAELETLGELTEIAWKHDVQVMIEGPGHVPMHLIKENVEKEMEICHEAPFYTLGPLTTDIAPGYDHITSAIGAAMIGWFGTAMLCYVTPKEHLGLPDKDDVKQGVIAYKIAAHAADVAKGHPRAREWDDTLSMARFEFRWRDQFNLSLDPETAVAFHDETLPAEPAKAAHFCSMCGPKFCSMRITQDIRSWAKAHDVNEEEAIAVGLQAKAEEFKQQGGNLYPPVK